One genomic segment of Streptomyces liangshanensis includes these proteins:
- the guaB gene encoding IMP dehydrogenase, translating to MTAYVDGVPEKFATLGLTYDDVLLLPGASEVLPNQVDTSSLVSRNVRVNIPLLSAAMDKVTEARMAIAMARQGGVGVLHRNLSIADQANQVDLVKRSESGMVTDPITVHPDATLAEADQLCAKFRISGVPVTDRAGKLLGIVTNRDMAFESDRGRQVREVMTPMPLVTGKVGISGVDAMHLLRRHKIEKLPLVDDAGILKGLITVKDFVKAEKYPNAAKDGEGRLLVGAAVGASPEALERSQALVAAGVDFLVVDTSHGHNSNALSWMSKIKSSVPVDVIGGNVATRDGAQALIDAGVDGVKVGVGPGSICTTRVVAGIGVPQVTAIYEAAVVCRAAGIPVIGDGGLQYSGDIGKALAAGASTVMLGSLLAGCEESPGELQFINGKQFKSYRGMGSLGAMQSRGQARSYSKDRYFQGEVSSDDKLVPEGIEGQVPFRGPLGAVLHQLIGGLRQTMGYVGAASIDEMEHKGRFVRITAAGLKESHPHDIQMTVEAPNYNQH from the coding sequence ATGACTGCATACGTCGACGGAGTGCCTGAGAAATTCGCGACGCTCGGGCTGACATACGACGACGTGCTGCTGCTGCCGGGCGCCTCGGAGGTCCTGCCGAACCAGGTGGACACCTCGTCCCTCGTCTCCCGCAACGTCCGCGTGAACATCCCGCTGCTCTCCGCCGCGATGGACAAGGTCACCGAGGCCCGCATGGCGATCGCCATGGCACGGCAGGGTGGCGTGGGCGTGCTGCACCGCAACCTCTCCATCGCCGACCAGGCCAACCAGGTCGACCTGGTCAAGCGCTCCGAGTCCGGCATGGTCACCGACCCGATCACGGTGCACCCCGACGCGACGCTGGCCGAGGCCGACCAGCTCTGCGCCAAGTTCCGTATCAGCGGGGTCCCGGTCACCGACCGCGCGGGCAAGCTGCTCGGCATCGTCACCAACCGTGACATGGCCTTCGAGTCGGACCGCGGCCGCCAGGTGCGCGAGGTCATGACCCCCATGCCGCTCGTCACCGGCAAGGTCGGCATCTCCGGCGTGGACGCCATGCACCTGCTGCGGCGCCACAAGATCGAGAAGCTGCCGCTGGTCGACGACGCGGGCATCCTCAAGGGCCTCATCACGGTCAAGGACTTCGTCAAGGCGGAGAAGTACCCGAACGCGGCGAAGGACGGCGAGGGCCGGCTCCTCGTCGGCGCCGCCGTCGGCGCCAGCCCCGAGGCGCTGGAGCGGTCCCAGGCGCTGGTCGCCGCCGGGGTCGACTTCCTGGTCGTGGACACCTCGCACGGCCACAACAGCAACGCGCTGAGCTGGATGTCCAAGATCAAGTCGAGCGTCCCGGTGGACGTCATCGGCGGGAACGTCGCCACCCGCGACGGCGCGCAGGCGCTGATCGACGCGGGGGTGGACGGCGTGAAGGTCGGCGTGGGCCCCGGTTCGATCTGCACGACCCGCGTGGTCGCCGGTATCGGCGTCCCGCAGGTCACGGCGATCTACGAGGCCGCGGTGGTCTGCCGCGCGGCCGGCATCCCGGTCATCGGCGACGGCGGCCTCCAGTACTCGGGCGACATCGGCAAGGCGCTGGCCGCCGGTGCCTCCACGGTGATGCTGGGCAGCCTCCTCGCGGGCTGCGAGGAGTCGCCGGGCGAGCTCCAGTTCATCAACGGCAAGCAGTTCAAGTCGTACCGGGGCATGGGTTCGCTCGGCGCGATGCAGTCGCGCGGCCAGGCCCGTTCGTACTCGAAGGACCGCTACTTCCAGGGCGAGGTGTCCTCGGACGACAAGCTGGTGCCCGAGGGCATCGAGGGCCAGGTGCCGTTCCGCGGCCCGCTCGGCGCCGTGCTGCACCAGCTGATCGGCGGACTGCGCCAGACCATGGGGTACGTGGGGGCCGCCTCCATCGACGAGATGGAGCACAAGGGCCGGTTCGTCCGGATCACCGCGGCGGGCCTCAAGGAGAGCCACCCGCACGACATCCAGATGACCGTCGAGGCGCCGAACTACAACCAGCACTGA
- a CDS encoding MOSC domain-containing protein, translating to MKLLTVNAGRPRRMPYTDAAAGGVTGIDKQPVEGPVWVADPGPKGVGGSGVGGDTVCDLRHHGGSDQAVYAFAREDLDFWEGELGRPLANGVFGENLTTSGVDIRNALIGERWRIGPDLVLEATSGRIPCRTFQGWLGKEGWMKRFTHRAVTGAYLRVITPGEIRAGDPVEIVHRPAHDVTVTLAFRAVTLERELLPRLLVAGEALHAEKLRIAGEYVEKYGRIGRPAVGGTPARASAEEAGQAPGAADPALANQP from the coding sequence ATGAAGCTTCTGACCGTGAACGCGGGGCGACCCAGGCGCATGCCGTACACCGACGCGGCGGCGGGTGGGGTCACGGGCATCGACAAGCAGCCGGTGGAGGGTCCCGTGTGGGTGGCGGACCCGGGACCGAAGGGGGTGGGCGGGAGCGGGGTCGGCGGTGACACGGTCTGCGACCTGCGCCATCACGGCGGCTCGGACCAGGCGGTGTACGCGTTCGCGCGGGAGGACCTGGACTTCTGGGAGGGGGAGCTGGGGCGCCCGCTGGCCAACGGGGTGTTCGGGGAGAACCTGACCACGTCGGGGGTCGACATCAGGAACGCGCTGATCGGCGAGCGCTGGCGGATCGGCCCCGATCTGGTGCTGGAGGCGACGAGCGGCCGCATCCCGTGCCGCACGTTCCAGGGCTGGCTCGGCAAGGAGGGGTGGATGAAGCGCTTCACGCACCGGGCCGTCACGGGCGCCTATCTGCGGGTGATCACCCCGGGCGAGATCCGGGCGGGCGACCCGGTCGAGATCGTGCACCGTCCGGCGCACGACGTGACGGTCACGCTGGCGTTCCGGGCCGTGACCCTGGAGCGGGAGCTGCTGCCGCGGCTCCTCGTCGCCGGCGAGGCGCTGCACGCGGAGAAGTTGAGGATCGCTGGAGAGTACGTCGAGAAATACGGGAGGATCGGTCGCCCCGCGGTCGGGGGGACGCCCGCGCGCGCGAGCGCGGAAGAGGCCGGGCAGGCCCCCGGGGCGGCGGACCCGGCTCTCGCCAACCAGCCCTGA
- a CDS encoding sigma-70 family RNA polymerase sigma factor: MRDDETTVIGALVHRAVDGDEQATHDLLARVHPLALRYCRTRLSRLPGDARHFTEDLAQEVCVAVLMALPRYRDTGRPFEAFVFAIAGHKVADLQRAAMRHPGSTAVPSDEMPERPDDSLGPEERALLSSDAEWAKKLLANLPENQRELLVLRVAVGLTAEETGQMLGMSPGAVRVAQHRALSRLRALAEQ; this comes from the coding sequence ATGCGCGATGACGAGACCACGGTGATCGGTGCGCTCGTTCATCGTGCTGTCGACGGCGACGAGCAGGCCACGCACGATCTCCTGGCCCGCGTCCACCCGCTCGCGCTGCGCTACTGCCGGACGCGGCTGAGCCGGCTGCCGGGTGACGCGCGTCATTTCACCGAAGACCTCGCGCAGGAAGTCTGCGTCGCGGTCCTGATGGCCCTGCCGCGCTACCGCGACACCGGCCGCCCCTTCGAGGCGTTCGTCTTCGCGATCGCCGGGCACAAGGTCGCCGATCTCCAGCGCGCCGCCATGCGGCACCCGGGATCCACGGCCGTCCCGTCCGACGAGATGCCGGAACGCCCCGACGATTCGCTCGGGCCCGAGGAGCGGGCGCTGCTCAGCAGTGACGCCGAATGGGCCAAGAAGCTCCTGGCCAACCTGCCGGAGAACCAGCGCGAACTGCTCGTGCTGCGGGTCGCGGTCGGCCTGACCGCCGAGGAGACCGGGCAGATGCTCGGCATGTCCCCGGGCGCGGTCAGAGTCGCCCAGCACCGGGCCCTCAGCAGACTGCGCGCCCTGGCCGAACAGTGA
- a CDS encoding substrate-binding domain-containing protein: MREGAAERHDRLLNLVRERGTVRVSDLADRLGVSPVTARRDVEALAARGLLDRVHGSVSWPERQGPAGIAPGGGGPVIGLLAPAAAYYFAEVIRGAHEAAARLGARLILRVSDYRPEDDAAHAAGLLAAGAEGLLLAPSWTEPGHPDTYGDWIARLPVPTVLVERRGAPGGPLAGLDRVCSDHAHGVLIAVRHLVGLGHGAPLLVARRDSPTATAVRAGYVQALGLLGLTAPGPVIDSASPERDAEGFEEAARAVHAAVRDGRATAALTHNDEDAIRLVRRLAERGVRVPGDLALITYDDEVAALADTPLTAVAPPKREVGRCAAELLVERLTAPDRDADEPRRHVELLPRLRVRSST, encoded by the coding sequence GTGCGCGAAGGTGCCGCCGAACGTCATGACCGACTGCTGAACCTGGTCCGCGAGCGCGGCACGGTCCGGGTGTCCGACCTCGCCGACCGGCTCGGGGTGTCCCCCGTGACGGCGCGCCGCGACGTGGAGGCGCTGGCCGCCAGGGGGCTGCTGGACCGGGTGCACGGTTCGGTCTCGTGGCCGGAGCGGCAGGGCCCCGCCGGGATCGCGCCCGGTGGCGGCGGTCCGGTCATCGGGCTGCTCGCGCCCGCGGCCGCCTACTACTTCGCCGAGGTGATCCGCGGGGCGCACGAGGCCGCCGCCCGGCTCGGCGCCCGGCTGATCCTGCGGGTCTCCGACTACCGGCCCGAGGACGACGCCGCCCACGCCGCGGGCCTGCTGGCGGCGGGCGCCGAAGGACTGCTGCTGGCGCCCAGCTGGACCGAGCCCGGCCACCCCGACACGTACGGCGACTGGATCGCCCGGCTGCCGGTGCCGACCGTGCTGGTGGAGCGGCGCGGGGCGCCCGGCGGGCCGCTGGCCGGCCTGGACCGGGTCTGCTCCGACCACGCGCACGGGGTCCTGATCGCCGTACGGCACCTGGTGGGCCTCGGGCACGGCGCCCCGCTGCTGGTGGCCCGGCGCGACAGCCCGACGGCGACGGCGGTACGGGCCGGGTACGTCCAGGCACTCGGCCTCCTCGGGCTGACCGCGCCGGGGCCCGTGATCGACTCGGCGTCGCCGGAACGGGACGCCGAGGGCTTCGAGGAGGCCGCGCGGGCGGTCCACGCGGCGGTACGCGACGGCAGGGCGACGGCCGCGCTGACGCACAACGACGAGGACGCGATCCGGCTGGTCCGGCGCCTGGCCGAACGGGGGGTACGGGTCCCCGGGGACCTCGCCCTCATCACGTACGACGACGAGGTGGCGGCCCTCGCGGACACCCCGCTCACCGCGGTCGCCCCGCCCAAGCGGGAGGTCGGGCGGTGTGCGGCGGAGCTGCTGGTGGAGCGGCTGACGGCGCCGGACCGGGACGCGGACGAACCGCGCCGCCACGTGGAGCTGCTGCCGCGCCTGCGGGTGCGCTCCTCCACCTGA
- a CDS encoding SDR family NAD(P)-dependent oxidoreductase, which translates to MTTALITGATAGIGAAFARRLAADGHNLVLVARDVDRLREHATELHDRHGIEAEVLSADLSTEDGIEAVERRLSKPTQPVDLLVNNAGFANKGPFLEVPMADELVMLKVHVEAVLRLTSAAVTGMRARGRGAVVNVASVAAFVPRGTYGASKAWVVQFSQGLARELVGSGVRVMALCPGFVRTEFHERAGLGTERIPDWMWLDADKLVAAALGDLARGRAVSIPDPRYKALMAGVKLAPRGLLSGLTSKTGRKYGPQ; encoded by the coding sequence ATGACGACTGCTTTGATTACGGGCGCGACGGCGGGGATCGGTGCCGCCTTCGCGCGGCGGCTGGCGGCGGACGGACACAACCTGGTGCTGGTGGCGCGCGACGTGGACCGTCTGCGCGAACACGCCACCGAACTGCACGACCGGCACGGCATCGAGGCGGAGGTGCTGAGCGCGGACCTCTCCACCGAGGACGGGATCGAGGCGGTCGAGCGGCGGCTGTCGAAGCCCACGCAGCCGGTCGACCTCCTCGTGAACAACGCGGGGTTCGCCAACAAGGGGCCGTTCCTGGAGGTCCCCATGGCCGACGAACTCGTCATGCTGAAGGTGCATGTCGAGGCGGTGCTGCGGCTGACGTCGGCGGCGGTCACCGGGATGAGGGCGCGCGGCCGGGGCGCGGTGGTCAACGTGGCGTCGGTGGCGGCGTTCGTGCCCCGGGGGACGTACGGCGCGTCGAAGGCCTGGGTCGTGCAGTTCAGCCAGGGGCTGGCCCGGGAGCTGGTGGGGTCGGGGGTACGGGTGATGGCACTGTGCCCCGGCTTCGTACGGACCGAGTTCCACGAGCGGGCCGGGCTGGGGACCGAGCGGATCCCCGACTGGATGTGGCTCGACGCGGACAAACTGGTGGCCGCCGCGCTGGGGGACCTGGCCCGCGGCAGGGCCGTGTCCATCCCCGACCCGCGGTACAAGGCCCTGATGGCGGGGGTGAAGCTGGCTCCGCGCGGGCTGCTGAGCGGCCTCACGTCGAAGACGGGGCGCAAGTACGGCCCGCAGTAG
- a CDS encoding multicopper oxidase family protein, which translates to MSGLKRVLIILTSVAFVLALALGGGAAWFYSSAKVSTVGRGGFRNQLVVPPLARSTVAADGTRVFDLRMRAGTTEFKDGQETPTWGFNGSYLGPTLRAERGEKVQVRVRNALGVPSNVHWHGMDLPARMDGGPHRMIAPGKTWSPRWTIAQPAATLWYHPHPHGETEDHVQRGLAGMFLLDDARSRALALPQRYGVDDLPVIVQDVKFDGARFDHGHGVAQSVGFLGDRTMVNGTLDPYRVVGDEQVRLRLLNASTARTYNFGFDDSRAFSLVGTDGGLVERPARMDRVQLSPGERAEIVVRVRPGERTVLRSYPLDVGMDFFNQRFNGGDDTFDILELRAASRLRPSPALPATLGKLEVPDGKDAVRGRFFDLKLSGINGRKMAMGRIDETVTRGTTETWTVRNTNGMPHNFHVHGVQFRVLSVNGRPPGPALRGAKDTVFVPNGTTVKLAMRFTGPADPNAPYMFHCHLLLHEDQGMMGQFVVVEKGQKAGRPPMEHAHRGH; encoded by the coding sequence ATGTCCGGTCTCAAGCGTGTTCTCATCATTCTCACGTCCGTCGCGTTTGTCCTCGCCCTGGCGCTCGGCGGTGGCGCCGCGTGGTTCTACTCCAGCGCCAAGGTGTCCACGGTCGGACGCGGCGGCTTCCGCAACCAGTTGGTGGTTCCCCCGCTCGCGAGGTCCACCGTCGCCGCCGACGGCACCCGGGTGTTCGACCTGCGGATGCGGGCGGGCACGACGGAGTTCAAGGACGGCCAGGAGACACCCACCTGGGGCTTCAACGGGAGCTACCTCGGTCCGACCCTGCGGGCCGAGCGCGGCGAGAAGGTCCAGGTCCGGGTCAGGAACGCGCTGGGCGTCCCCTCCAACGTGCACTGGCACGGGATGGACCTGCCGGCCCGGATGGACGGGGGTCCGCACCGGATGATCGCGCCGGGGAAGACCTGGTCACCGCGGTGGACGATCGCCCAGCCGGCCGCGACGCTCTGGTACCACCCGCACCCGCACGGCGAGACCGAGGACCACGTCCAGCGGGGCCTGGCCGGGATGTTCCTCCTCGACGACGCCAGGTCCCGCGCCCTGGCGCTGCCCCAGCGCTACGGCGTGGACGACCTGCCGGTCATCGTGCAGGACGTGAAGTTCGACGGGGCCCGCTTCGACCACGGACACGGCGTGGCCCAGAGCGTCGGGTTCCTCGGCGACCGGACGATGGTGAACGGGACGCTCGACCCGTACCGCGTGGTGGGGGACGAACAGGTACGGCTGCGGCTGCTCAACGCGTCGACGGCCCGGACGTACAACTTCGGCTTCGACGACAGCCGGGCGTTCTCGCTCGTCGGCACCGACGGCGGGCTCGTGGAGCGGCCCGCCCGCATGGACCGCGTCCAGCTGTCGCCGGGCGAACGGGCCGAGATCGTGGTGCGCGTGCGCCCCGGCGAGCGGACGGTCCTGCGCAGTTACCCGCTCGACGTCGGCATGGACTTCTTCAACCAGCGCTTCAACGGCGGCGACGACACCTTCGACATCCTGGAACTGCGGGCCGCGTCCCGGCTGCGCCCCTCGCCCGCGCTGCCCGCGACCCTCGGCAAGCTGGAGGTGCCGGACGGCAAGGACGCGGTGCGCGGGCGCTTCTTCGACCTCAAGCTCTCCGGGATCAACGGGCGGAAGATGGCGATGGGCCGGATCGACGAGACGGTCACGCGCGGCACGACGGAGACCTGGACGGTACGGAACACCAACGGGATGCCGCACAACTTCCATGTCCACGGCGTGCAGTTCAGGGTCCTCAGCGTGAACGGCCGGCCGCCGGGGCCGGCGCTGCGCGGGGCGAAGGACACGGTGTTCGTCCCGAACGGCACCACGGTGAAGCTGGCGATGCGCTTCACCGGACCGGCCGACCCGAACGCGCCGTACATGTTCCACTGCCATCTCCTCCTCCACGAGGACCAGGGAATGATGGGGCAGTTCGTGGTCGTGGAGAAGGGACAGAAGGCGGGCCGTCCACCCATGGAACACGCCCATCGGGGTCACTGA
- a CDS encoding GuaB3 family IMP dehydrogenase-related protein — protein MTEIEIGRGKRGRRAYAFDDIAVVPSRRTRDPKEVSIAWQIDAYRFELPFLAAPMDSIVSPATAIRIGEMGGLGVLNLEGLWTRYEDPQPLLDEIAGLEEATANRRLQEIYAEPIKEELIGRRIKEVRDSGVVTAAALSPQRTAQFSKAVVDAGVDIFVIRGTTVSAEHVSGAAEPLNLKQFIYELDVPVIVGGCATYTAALHLMRTGAAGVLVGFGGGAAHTTRNVLGIQVPMATAVADVAAARRDYMDESGGRYVHVIADGGVGWSGDLPKAIACGADSVMIGSPLARASDAPGKGHHWGMEAVHEDVPRGKLVDLGIVGSTEEVLTGPSHSPDGSMNFFGALKRAMATTGYSELKEFQRVEVAVGDSQHRR, from the coding sequence GTGACTGAGATCGAGATCGGGCGCGGCAAGCGCGGCCGCAGGGCGTACGCGTTCGACGACATCGCCGTCGTCCCGAGCCGGCGCACCCGGGACCCGAAGGAGGTCTCGATCGCCTGGCAGATCGACGCCTACCGGTTCGAGCTGCCGTTCCTGGCCGCTCCGATGGACTCCATCGTCTCCCCGGCGACGGCGATCCGCATCGGTGAGATGGGCGGCCTGGGGGTGCTCAACCTCGAAGGCCTGTGGACCCGTTACGAGGACCCGCAGCCGCTGCTCGACGAGATCGCCGGTCTGGAGGAGGCGACCGCCAACCGCCGGCTCCAGGAGATCTACGCCGAGCCGATCAAGGAAGAGCTGATCGGCCGCCGTATCAAGGAGGTGCGCGACTCCGGGGTGGTCACGGCGGCCGCGCTCTCCCCGCAGCGCACCGCGCAGTTCTCCAAGGCCGTGGTGGACGCCGGGGTCGACATCTTCGTCATCCGCGGGACGACGGTCTCCGCCGAGCACGTCTCGGGGGCGGCCGAGCCGCTGAACCTGAAGCAGTTCATCTACGAGCTGGACGTCCCGGTCATCGTCGGCGGCTGCGCCACGTACACGGCGGCGCTGCACCTGATGCGTACGGGCGCGGCGGGGGTGCTCGTCGGCTTCGGCGGCGGCGCCGCGCACACGACCCGTAACGTGCTGGGCATCCAGGTCCCGATGGCGACGGCCGTGGCGGACGTCGCGGCGGCGCGGCGGGACTACATGGACGAGTCCGGCGGGCGGTACGTGCACGTCATCGCGGACGGCGGGGTCGGCTGGTCCGGCGACCTGCCGAAGGCGATCGCGTGCGGCGCGGACTCGGTGATGATCGGCTCGCCGCTGGCGCGCGCGTCGGACGCGCCGGGCAAGGGGCACCACTGGGGCATGGAGGCCGTCCACGAGGACGTGCCGCGCGGCAAGCTGGTGGACCTGGGGATCGTCGGGAGCACGGAGGAGGTCCTGACGGGCCCCTCGCACAGCCCGGACGGGTCGATGAACTTCTTCGGCGCGCTGAAGCGTGCGATGGCGACGACGGGCTACAGCGAACTCAAGGAGTTCCAGCGCGTCGAGGTAGCGGTGGGCGACTCCCAGCACCGCCGCTGA
- a CDS encoding LysR family transcriptional regulator, translated as MIEARHLRVLRTVAATGSYSAAARALGCTQPAVSQQMKALEASAGTPLIVRSGREMRLTQAGDVLVRHATGILAGLTAAEEEIAAIVGLRAGRVRLASFPSGSSTLVPTALAALRAAHPGTRVSLVEAEPPRSAALLRDGECEVALAFRYGGSAAEAEWDGLVVRPLLVDRLVGLVPEGHPLADAASAGLGDLAGEPWIAGCPRCREQLVDACARAGFTPRIDFATDDHPAVIGLVAAGLGVAVLPELALRSVRTEGVRTLALEPSVEREVVALTLPDLARVPAVAATLDQLVLAAAR; from the coding sequence ATGATCGAGGCCCGTCATCTCCGCGTGCTGCGCACCGTGGCCGCCACCGGTTCCTACTCGGCGGCCGCGCGGGCACTGGGATGCACCCAGCCGGCGGTCAGCCAGCAGATGAAGGCGCTCGAAGCGTCGGCGGGCACTCCGCTCATCGTCCGGTCGGGGCGTGAGATGCGCCTCACCCAGGCCGGCGACGTCCTCGTCCGGCACGCCACGGGCATCCTCGCCGGGCTCACCGCCGCCGAGGAGGAGATCGCGGCGATCGTCGGGCTGCGGGCCGGCCGGGTCAGGCTCGCGTCCTTCCCCAGCGGCAGTTCCACCCTCGTCCCCACCGCGCTGGCCGCGCTGCGCGCCGCCCACCCCGGCACCCGCGTCTCGCTCGTGGAGGCGGAGCCGCCCCGGTCGGCGGCCCTGCTCAGGGACGGCGAGTGCGAGGTGGCGCTCGCGTTCCGGTACGGCGGGTCCGCGGCGGAGGCGGAGTGGGACGGCCTCGTCGTGAGACCGCTGCTGGTGGACCGGCTCGTCGGCCTGGTCCCGGAGGGTCACCCGCTGGCGGACGCCGCCTCGGCCGGGCTCGGCGACCTGGCGGGCGAGCCGTGGATCGCGGGCTGCCCGCGCTGCCGGGAGCAGCTGGTCGACGCCTGCGCGCGGGCCGGGTTCACGCCCAGGATCGACTTCGCCACCGACGACCACCCGGCCGTGATCGGCCTGGTCGCGGCGGGTCTGGGCGTGGCCGTGCTGCCGGAGCTGGCGCTGCGGTCCGTCCGTACGGAGGGGGTCAGGACGCTCGCGCTGGAGCCGTCCGTCGAGCGGGAGGTCGTGGCGCTGACGCTGCCGGACCTCGCGCGGGTGCCGGCCGTCGCCGCGACGCTCGACCAGTTGGTCCTGGCGGCGGCACGCTGA
- a CDS encoding WhiB family transcriptional regulator — MADFSRLPGPNADLWDWQLLAACRGVDSSLFFHPEGERGAARSARENSAKEVCMRCPVRAECAAHALAVREPYGVWGGLTEDEREELMGRARTRLVSASSSSHGTNGHDRQHDEDHDHHERHDRHADD; from the coding sequence ATGGCAGATTTCTCCCGCCTTCCCGGACCGAACGCAGATCTGTGGGACTGGCAGCTCCTCGCGGCTTGTCGTGGCGTCGACAGCTCGCTCTTCTTCCACCCGGAGGGGGAAAGGGGTGCGGCGCGGAGCGCGCGCGAGAACTCGGCGAAAGAGGTGTGCATGCGGTGCCCGGTCCGCGCGGAGTGCGCGGCGCACGCGCTGGCGGTGCGGGAGCCGTACGGCGTGTGGGGCGGCCTGACGGAGGACGAGCGCGAGGAGCTGATGGGGCGGGCGCGCACCCGGCTCGTCTCGGCGTCGTCGAGCTCCCACGGCACGAACGGCCACGACCGCCAGCACGATGAGGACCACGACCACCACGAGCGGCACGACCGCCACGCCGACGACTGA
- a CDS encoding nucleotide sugar dehydrogenase, whose protein sequence is MPADLAVIGLGHLGLPLAQAAVAAGIDTIGYDTDSTPVARLAAGHPPVEGSLSASDIRRMLSGGFRPTTNPTELGRVRTAVICAPTPLGADRTPDLTAIGDAARALAPRLRPNTTVLLESPAAPGTTEGFLRAVLEEGSGLRAGRDFHLAYSPGRIDPGNRTHGYANTPKVIGGLTPACTESAAAFYGRLTDKVVRARGPREAETVKLLETNFRHVNIALVNEMAVLCHDLGVDLWDVIRCAETKPFGFQAFRPGPGVGGHGEPMDPSYLPHAGRTPGHPLRMVGLAQEINTRMPQYVIQRCATLLNEHGKSARGARVLLLGVTYKPDLADQESSPATEIACRLTDLGAVVSYHDPYVPDWRVRDVPVPRADSLYEAAANADLTVLLQNHRTYDLQGLAVKAQLLLDTRGASPAGAAYRL, encoded by the coding sequence ATGCCCGCAGATCTCGCCGTCATCGGACTCGGCCATCTCGGCCTGCCCCTCGCCCAGGCCGCCGTAGCCGCCGGGATCGACACCATCGGCTACGACACCGACTCCACCCCCGTCGCACGGCTCGCGGCCGGCCACCCCCCGGTCGAGGGCTCGCTCAGCGCCTCCGACATCCGCCGGATGCTCTCGGGGGGCTTCCGGCCGACGACCAACCCGACCGAGCTGGGCCGGGTCCGTACCGCCGTGATCTGCGCGCCCACCCCCCTCGGGGCGGACCGCACCCCCGACCTCACCGCCATCGGCGACGCGGCCCGCGCCCTGGCGCCCCGGCTGCGCCCCAACACCACCGTCCTGCTCGAATCGCCCGCCGCGCCCGGCACGACCGAGGGCTTCCTGCGCGCCGTCCTGGAGGAGGGCTCGGGGCTCAGGGCCGGACGCGACTTCCACCTCGCGTACTCCCCCGGCCGGATCGACCCGGGCAACCGCACCCACGGCTACGCCAACACGCCCAAGGTCATCGGCGGCCTCACCCCCGCCTGCACCGAATCGGCCGCCGCCTTCTACGGACGCCTCACCGACAAGGTCGTCCGGGCCCGCGGGCCGCGCGAGGCCGAGACCGTCAAACTCCTGGAAACGAACTTCCGGCACGTCAACATCGCCCTCGTCAACGAGATGGCGGTGCTCTGCCACGACCTCGGCGTCGACCTCTGGGACGTCATCCGCTGCGCCGAGACCAAGCCCTTCGGCTTCCAGGCGTTCCGCCCGGGCCCCGGCGTCGGCGGCCACGGCGAGCCGATGGACCCCAGCTACCTCCCGCACGCGGGCCGCACCCCCGGGCACCCCCTGCGGATGGTGGGCCTGGCCCAGGAGATCAACACGCGGATGCCGCAGTACGTCATCCAGCGCTGCGCCACCCTCCTCAACGAGCACGGCAAGTCCGCGCGCGGCGCGCGCGTGCTGCTGCTGGGCGTCACCTACAAGCCGGACCTGGCCGACCAGGAGAGCTCCCCGGCCACCGAGATCGCCTGCCGCCTGACGGACCTGGGCGCGGTGGTCAGCTACCACGACCCGTACGTCCCCGACTGGCGCGTCCGCGACGTCCCCGTCCCCCGCGCGGACTCCCTCTACGAGGCGGCGGCCAACGCGGACCTGACGGTCCTCCTCCAGAACCACCGCACCTACGACCTCCAGGGCCTCGCGGTAAAGGCCCAACTACTCCTGGACACCCGAGGAGCAAGCCCGGCGGGCGCGGCGTACCGACTCTGA
- a CDS encoding response regulator transcription factor, whose protein sequence is MTSVLVCDDSPLAREALRRAVATVPGVERVTTAANGEEVLRRWGADRSDLILMDVRMPGLGGVETVRRLLSADPGARIIMLTVAEDLDGVALAVAAGARGYLHKDASRAELRATVTQALADPTWRLAPRRLRSAEMGAAPTLTAREIQVLEGMSHGRSNAEIGRELFLSEDTVKTHARRLFKKLGASDRAHAVALGFRWGLVR, encoded by the coding sequence ATGACATCCGTCCTCGTCTGCGACGACTCCCCGCTTGCCCGAGAGGCGCTCCGCCGCGCGGTCGCGACCGTGCCCGGCGTCGAGCGCGTGACGACGGCGGCCAACGGCGAGGAAGTCCTCCGCCGCTGGGGCGCCGATCGGTCGGACCTGATCCTGATGGATGTCCGGATGCCCGGCCTGGGCGGTGTCGAGACGGTCCGCCGGCTCCTGTCCGCCGATCCGGGCGCCCGGATCATCATGCTCACGGTCGCGGAAGACCTGGACGGGGTGGCGCTCGCGGTCGCCGCCGGCGCCCGGGGCTACCTGCACAAGGACGCCTCACGCGCGGAGTTGCGCGCGACGGTCACGCAGGCGCTCGCGGACCCGACCTGGCGCCTCGCCCCGCGCCGGCTCCGCTCGGCCGAGATGGGCGCCGCGCCCACGCTCACCGCCCGCGAGATCCAGGTGCTCGAAGGCATGAGCCACGGCCGGTCCAACGCGGAGATCGGGCGTGAGCTGTTCCTCTCCGAGGACACGGTCAAGACCCACGCGCGCCGGCTCTTCAAGAAGCTCGGCGCCTCGGACCGCGCCCACGCGGTCGCCCTCGGCTTCCGCTGGGGCCTGGTGCGCTGA